A single window of Bufo bufo chromosome 10, aBufBuf1.1, whole genome shotgun sequence DNA harbors:
- the LOC120980035 gene encoding protein kinase C delta type-like, whose protein sequence is MGGKADDRPSTSYNTDVEQLSGTIPADTPILVTGLESFTFHKILGEGGYGKVMLATHPACQQQLAVKLVKKMVLLQDFKDNVLIERQVLEVTGKSPLFAHAYATFQTKDYAFFIMEFLSGGDLSGLMRANAPFTVPVTRFMAAEIICGLQFLHTRGIIHRDIKPANILMDSAGHLKIADFGLAVMNIFGDKKISEYAGTLKYMAPEILLRKPYNTAVDWFSAAVMIYEMATGKYPFYAGILPGTIEKSLINDVPTYPKGLNPQARDLIVGLLNKSPESRQVVVDNIRKHPFFMEINWTDIEGAGARPPFQLGPVSK, encoded by the exons ATGGGGGGAAAAGCTGATGACAGACCCAGCACGTCCTACAATACTGACGTGGAACAGCTGTCAG GGACAATCCCAGCAGACACCCCCATCCTTGTGACTGGACTGGAAAGCTTCACCTTCCATAAAATCCTTGGAGAGGGTGGTTATGGTAAA GTCATGCTGGCCACACATCCCGCCTGCCAACAACAACTGGCAGTGAAGCTGGTGAAGAAGATGGTCCTGCTTCAGGACTTTAAAGACAATGTCCTGATTGAGCGACAGGTCCTGGAGGTGACTGGGAAGAGTCCATTGTTTGCCCATGCTTATGCCACCttccagaccaag GACTATGCCTTCTTCATCATGGAGTTTCTTAGCGGAGGAGACCTAAGTGGTCTCATGAGAGCCAACGCCCCATTCACCGTTCCAGTCACTAG ATTTATGGCAGCTGAGATCATCTGTGGGCTGCAGTTTCTCCACACCAGAGGCATCATACACAGGGACATAAAACCAGCCAATATCTTAATGGACAGCGCCGGTCACTTGAAGATCGCCGATTTTGGTCTTGCCGTGATGAACATCTTTGGGGATAAGAAGATCTCAGAATATGCCGGAACTCTTAAATACATGGCTCCTGAG ATTCTTCTACGGAAGCCCTACAACACGGCAGTGGACTGGTTCTCAGCTGCTGTGATGATATATgagatggctactggcaaatatccATTCTATGCCGGTATACTTCCTGGAACTATCGAAAAGTCACTGATCAATGATGTTCCCACCTACCCAAAAGGACTCAATCCCCAAGCCAGAGACCTTATAGTGGGG CTCTTGAACAAGTCACCAGAGAGTCGCCAGGTAGTTGTAGATAACATCAGGAAacatccgtttttcatggaaaTCAACTGGACAGATATAGAGGGAGCAGGAGCTCGTCCACCATTCCAACTAGGACCAGTAAGTAAATGA